One window of the Candidatus Methanoperedens sp. genome contains the following:
- a CDS encoding aspartate aminotransferase family protein, which yields MQEKNQTSREIINRDRKVASPSLTRAFDLVVDHAEGSTIFDIEGNAYIDFASSVAVMNIGYNCKKVKQAVCAQMEKMVHCGYSDFYAEEPVKLCEKLCEMTGYEKVFLSNSGTEAVEAAMKLAFWYTGKTSMIAFYRAFHGRTLGALSLTSSKIKHKEHFPSLRVLHSDYAYCYRCPLNLEYPECGISCAKEIERTIFKRELSPKDTAAIVVEPIQGEGGFIVPPPEFHKEIRRICDENDVLMIADEIQSGGFRTGKFMALENFDVRADIVCMSKSIGGGIPLGATLSSSRIMNWPPGTHANTFGGNLLAAAGGFATLDFMESAKLGEKAVQKGNYLIKRLNELKEKYPVIGDVRGIGLMTGVEFVEENKAPAIEKRDLVIKNSLDGGLILLPAGDSVIRFVPPLIIKNSELDKGLEIFETALRSI from the coding sequence ATGCAAGAGAAAAACCAAACATCAAGAGAGATAATAAACCGGGACCGTAAAGTCGCATCGCCATCCCTCACACGCGCTTTTGACCTTGTTGTTGACCATGCAGAAGGTTCAACGATATTCGATATTGAAGGAAATGCTTATATCGATTTTGCGTCAAGCGTTGCGGTAATGAATATCGGCTATAACTGCAAGAAGGTAAAGCAGGCGGTATGTGCCCAGATGGAAAAAATGGTGCATTGCGGATATTCGGATTTTTACGCAGAGGAACCAGTAAAACTGTGTGAAAAACTGTGCGAAATGACTGGTTACGAAAAGGTTTTCCTTTCTAATTCAGGAACAGAAGCTGTTGAGGCTGCAATGAAACTTGCTTTCTGGTATACAGGAAAAACAAGCATGATCGCATTTTACCGCGCGTTTCATGGCAGGACCCTTGGCGCACTTTCTCTTACCAGTTCCAAAATAAAGCATAAAGAGCATTTTCCATCATTGCGGGTCTTACATTCGGATTATGCTTACTGTTACCGTTGCCCTCTTAACCTTGAATATCCCGAATGCGGCATATCCTGCGCAAAAGAGATCGAGCGGACTATTTTTAAAAGGGAACTGTCCCCGAAGGATACGGCTGCCATCGTTGTTGAACCCATACAGGGAGAGGGAGGATTCATAGTCCCGCCGCCAGAGTTTCATAAAGAGATCAGGAGGATATGCGACGAAAACGATGTGTTGATGATAGCAGATGAGATCCAGAGCGGCGGATTCCGGACCGGGAAGTTCATGGCGCTTGAGAATTTTGATGTAAGGGCGGATATTGTCTGTATGTCCAAATCTATCGGTGGAGGCATACCACTGGGAGCAACGCTATCGAGCAGCAGGATAATGAACTGGCCACCGGGAACCCATGCAAACACATTTGGCGGAAACCTGCTTGCTGCCGCAGGAGGGTTTGCAACACTTGATTTCATGGAGAGTGCAAAGCTTGGCGAAAAGGCAGTTCAAAAAGGGAATTATCTCATAAAACGATTGAATGAACTGAAAGAAAAATACCCGGTAATCGGGGATGTCCGGGGCATCGGGCTTATGACAGGTGTGGAATTTGTGGAAGAAAATAAAGCCCCGGCCATTGAAAAAAGAGATTTGGTCATTAAAAATTCGCTTGACGGGGGGCTGATATTATTGCCGGCAGGTGATTCCGTAATAAGGTTCGTACCTCCGCTGATAATTAAAAATAGTGAACTCGATAAAGGTCTTGAGATATTTGAGACTGCCCTTAGATCAATTTGA